The stretch of DNA CGTCAGCACCGACGGGATCGTCGATGCCGTCCTCGGAAGCGTCGAGGTGCCCTGATGGAGGACGTCGCCGACCTGATCAGGCGGGTGCGGCCGGCGCCCCTGCGGGCGGTCCTCTCCAGCGCCGGGCAGTTCGCCGGCGCCCGCCGGTCCGCCCTCGTCGGCCAGGGGATCGAGTTCGCCGGGATCAGGGCCTATGTCCCGGGCGACGACGTCAGGGCGATCGACTGGAAGGTGACCGCCCGCCGGAGCGACCCTTTTGTGCGCGAATATGCCGAGGACCGCGAGATGACCCTGTATGTCGCCGTCGACTGCTCGGCCTCCGCGGGATTCGGCGGAAAAGAGAGGACTGCGATCGAGGCAGTCGCCGCCCTCATCCTCGGGGCGGAGTCCTGCGGCGACCGTGCAGGTCTCTGCCTCTTCTCCGACCGGGTGGAGGAACGCATCCCGGCCCGGCGAGGGCGGCGGCACACCGCCGTGCTCCTCTCCTCTCTTCTCAAACGGCGGCCCTTCTCCGGGGGCACCGACATCCCCGCCCTTGCCCGTTTCCTCTCATCGGCGGTGCGCCCCAGGTGCACGATCGCCGTCATCTCCGACTTCCTATCCCCGCCGTTCTCCAGAGACCTCGCCCTCCTCAGGCACCGCCACGAGGTCGTCCTCCTCAGGGTCGCCGATCCCATCGAGCACGACCTCCCTGACCTCGGCCTTGTCGCCCTGGAGGATGCCGAGAGCGGCGAGCAGACCGTCGTCGACACCTCTGACCCCGCCTTCAGGGAACGCTACCGTGCGGCCGCCGCGCTCGCCGAACAGGACCTCACACGCGACGCGGCCGGATGCAGAACACCCCTGGTGGCCGTCCCTATGGACGCCGGGCTTGCAGACGCCCTCCAAGG from Methanofollis liminatans DSM 4140 encodes:
- a CDS encoding DUF58 domain-containing protein yields the protein MEDVADLIRRVRPAPLRAVLSSAGQFAGARRSALVGQGIEFAGIRAYVPGDDVRAIDWKVTARRSDPFVREYAEDREMTLYVAVDCSASAGFGGKERTAIEAVAALILGAESCGDRAGLCLFSDRVEERIPARRGRRHTAVLLSSLLKRRPFSGGTDIPALARFLSSAVRPRCTIAVISDFLSPPFSRDLALLRHRHEVVLLRVADPIEHDLPDLGLVALEDAESGEQTVVDTSDPAFRERYRAAAALAEQDLTRDAAGCRTPLVAVPMDAGLADALQGRR